Proteins from a genomic interval of Colletotrichum higginsianum IMI 349063 chromosome 6, whole genome shotgun sequence:
- a CDS encoding ergosterol biosynthesis ERG4/ERG24 family protein, with amino-acid sequence MAPQKKKQHNYEFGGPPGATAIVFGLPVLLWAFFFVCNDKTGCPAPSTLSPRTLTLEKLRAETPWPADGIWGFCSWEVMGWTLAYYLLSLVLYRVLPAQELVGTKLLQSGKALKYRFNAFGASVVQLAALAVGTYLHGADFVVWTYISDNYLQLLTANIIIAYVITIYVYVASFGVKPGNPDLRELAVGGNTGSLIYDLYIGRELNPRVSLPLFGEVDIKAWLEMRPGLTGWVILNLAFCAKQYRSFGYLSDSILFTTAVQAYYVLEGQYMEAGLLTMMDITTDGLGFMLTFGDIAWVPFLYSTQARYLSVFPVQLGWAGVAAVSAVFATGLYIFRASNNQKKVFRTQPDHPSVKDMPFIQTKRGTRLLAGGWWGVSRHINYFGDWLQASPFSLPTGIAGYQILTAGSAVSGAVTMLDGREVVQGAARGWGMIFTYFYVVYFAILLIHREGRDDAACAEKYGEDWVKYKKVVRWRILPGIY; translated from the exons ATGGCTccccagaagaagaagcagcacAACTACGAGTTTGGCGGCCC CCCCGGCGCCACGGCTATCGTCTTCGGGCTCCCCGTGCTCCTGtgggccttcttcttcgtctgcAACGACAAGACCGGCTGCCCGGCCCCGTCCACCCTGAGCCCTCGCACATTGACTTTGGAGAAGCTCAGGGCCGAGACGCCGTggcccgccgacggcatctgGGGTTTCTGTAGCTGGGAGGTCATGGGCTGGACTCTGGCCTACTACCTCCTCAGTCTGGTGCTCTACCGCGTCCTCCCCGCCCAGGAGCTGGTCGGCACGAAGTTGCTTCAGTCCGGCAAGGCCTTGAAGTATCGCTTCAATG CCTTTGGCGCAtccgtcgtccagctcgccgccctggccgtcgGCACCTACCTCCACGGCGCCGACTTCGTCGTCTGGACCTACATCTCGGACAACTACCTGCAGCTGCTGAcggccaacatcatcatcgcctaCGTCATAACCATCTACGTCTATGTCGCCAGCTTCGGCGTGAAGCCGGGCAACCCGGACCTccgcgagctcgccgtcggaGGCAACACCGGCAGCCTGATCTACGACCTGTACATCGGCCGCGAGCTGAACCCCCGCGTCAGCCTGCCGCTcttcggcgaggtcgacatcAAGGCCTGGCTCGAGATGCGGCCCGGCCTCACCGGCTGGGTCATCCTCAACCTCGCCTTCTGCGCCAAGCAGTACCGCTCCTTCGGCTACCTCTCCGACAGCATCCTCTTCACCACCGCCGTCCAGGCCTACTacgtcctcgagggccagTACATGGAGGCCGGCCTGCTGACCATGATGGACATCACCACCGACGGCCTGGGCTTCATGCTCACCTTTGGCGACATCGCCTGGGTCCCCTTCCTCTACTCCACCCAGGCCCGCTACCTctccgtcttccccgtccagctgggctgggccggcgtcgccgccgtctctgCCGTCTTCGCGACCGGCCTGTACATCTTCCGCGCCTCCAACAACCAGAAGAAGGTCTTCCGGACGCAGCCCGACCACCCGAGCGTCAAGGACATGCCCTTCATCCAGACCAAGCGCGGCACGCGCCTGCTTGCCGGCGGCTGGTGGGGCGTGTCGCGCCACATCAACTACTTTGGCGACTGGCTCCAGGCCTCGCCCTTCAGCCTGCCGACGGGCATCGCCGGCTACCAGATCCTGACCGCCGGCAGCGCCGTCTCCGGCGCCGTCACGATGCTCGACGGCCGGGAGGTCGTCCAGGGCGCCGCGCGCGGCTGGGGCATGATCTTCACCTACTTCTACGTCGTCTACTTCGCCATCCTGCTCATCCACCGCGAAGGCCGGGACGACGCTGCCTGCGCGGAGAAGTATGGCGAGGACTGGGTCAAGTACAAGAAGGTCGTCAGGTGGAGGATCCTGCCCGGCATCTACTAG
- a CDS encoding Peptide hydrolase, whose protein sequence is MKTTYLSAAAAALALASTTLATDLLTADKIEADIKTVELERILWNLNKIGRDNGGTRAFGTPGYKASVDFVLERAQTRFAKQMNTWLQPFNHTFEQTNAISVTGPDGVDVIVLSAEYNTATPLPCGITAPLVDIPVDDENGSGCLPEAFEGIDATGKLALVKRGVCAISDKIKNAKAAGALGVILYNQVPGNEIVKPTLGAENIGLLVPLGIITLETGEAWSAALAAGDEVTVTLIVDSIFEERETWNVISETKEGDPDKVIMLGAHLDSVLEGPGINDDGSGTAGLLQLMGSVKKYSGFPHKIRFAWWAAEEAGLVGSYYYTENLSSEEADKIKYYFNYDMIASPNPIYELASYNNSGIGPKLLADYLEANGKVVSDAEFDGRSDYAGFVELGIPTASIFTGEGENDPCYHLACDDIDNINWEALTLNTKAAGRALATLANSLEGVPPRADTTPVLRGRAGVLQQFRRWKKLAEHSRHGKTCSHNDVNKIY, encoded by the exons atgaagacgacTTACctttccgccgccgccgccgccttggcgCTGGCTTCGACCACCCTGGCCACCGATCTTCTCACTGCCGACAagatcgaggccgacatCAAGACCGTCGA GCTTGAGCGCATTCTCTGGAACCTGAACAAGATCGGCCgcgacaacggcggcacTCGCGCCTTCGGCACGCCGGGATACAAGGCCTCGGTCGACTTCGTCCTGGAGCGCGCCCAGACGCGTTTCGCCAAGCAGATGAACACCTGGCTCCAGCCTTTCAACCACACCTTTGAGCAGACCAACGCCATCTCCGTCACGGGCCCCGACGGCGTGgacgtcatcgtcctcaGCGCCGAGTACAACACCGCCACCCCTCTGCCGTGCGGAATCACCGCGCCCCTCGTCGACatccccgtcgacgacgagaacggctCCGGGTGCCTGCCCGAGGCGTTCGAGGGGATCGACGCCACCGGCAAGCTTGCGCTCGTCAAGCGCGGCGTGTGCGCCATCTCTGACAAGATCAAGAACGCAAAGGCCGCTGGCGCCCTCGGTGTGATCCTGTACAACCAGGTCCCCGGTAACGAGATCGTCAAGCCCAcgctcggcgccgagaacATCGGCCTCCTCGTTCCCCTGGGCATCATCACGctcgagacgggcgaggccTGGagcgccgcccttgccgcgggcgacgaggtcacCGTGACGCTCATCGTCGACTCCATCTTCGAGGAGCGCGAGACGTGGAACGTCATTtccgagaccaaggagggTGACCCGGACAAGGTCATCATGCTCGGGGCTCATCTTGACAGTGTGCTCGAGGGCCCCGgcatcaacgacgacggctccgGCACTGCCGGCCTGCTCCAGCTGATGGGATCCGTCAAGAAGTACAGCGGGTTCCCGCACAAGATCCGTTTCGCGTGGTGGGCggccgaagaggccggcTTGGTCGGCTCGTACTACTACACCGAGAACCTCAGCTCGGAGGAGGCCGACAAGATCAAGTACTACTTCAACTACGACATGATCGCGTCGCCCAACCCCATCTACGAGCTTGCCTCGTACAACAACAGCGGCATCGGGCCCAAACTCCTGGCCGACTacctcgaggccaacggcAAGGTTGTCTCGGACGCCGAGTTCGACGGCCGGTCCGACtacgccggcttcgtcgagctcggcatcCCGACGGCGTCCATCTTcaccggcgagggcgagaacGACCCCTGCTACCACTTGGCCTgcgacgacatcgacaacATCAACTGGGAGGCGCTTACCCTTAACACCAAGgctgccggccgtgcccTTGCCACGCTCGCCAACTCGCTCGAGGGCGTCCCCCCCCGTGCCGACACCACGCCGGTCCTCCGCGGACGCGCCGGTGTGCTGCAGCAGTTCCGCCGGTGGAAGAAGCTGGCGGAGCACTCGCGCCACGGCAAGACGTGCTCGCACAACGACGTGAACAAGATCTACTAA
- a CDS encoding Glycosyl hydrolase family 61 → MQIAACILGLAALVAGHGYVDNATIGGTYYQFYQPYADPWTNPAPQRISRPIQGNGPVESVTLADLQCGGYTAGGISGSQPAPLHAPAAAGSTVTLRWTLWPDSHVGPVITYMARCPDSGCNSWQPGTSAVWFKIKEAGRTGTSNTWASSALMVPNSGYQYTIPSCLRPGYYLVRHETIALHASWAYPGAQFYPGCHQLQVSGSGTKNGSPLVAFPGAYKATDPGVTYDAFKATPYTIPGPAVFTC, encoded by the exons ATGCAGATCGCTGCTTGCATTCTGGGCCTGGCGGCTCTTGTCGCCGGTCACGGGTACGTCGATAACGCCACCATTGGCGGAACCTACTACCAG TTCTACCAG CCCTACGCGGACCCTTGGACCAACCCGGCC CCCCAACGCATCTCGCGCCCCATCCAGGGCAACGGCCCCGTCGAGAGCGTCACTCTGGCCGACCTGCAATGCGGAGGGTacaccgccggcggcattTCCGGCTCCCAGCCCGCGCCGCTCCacgccccggccgccgccggatcGACCGTCACGCTCCGCTGGACCCTGTGGCCCGACTCGCACGTCGGCCCCGTCATCACCTACATGGCGCGATGCCCCGACTCTGGCTGCAACAGCTGGCAGCCCGGTACCTC CGCGGTCTGGTTCAAGATCAAGGAAGCTGGACGCACGGGAACCTCCAACACATGGGCTTCT AGCGCCCTCATGGTTCCCAATTCTGGTTACCAATACACCATCCCGTCTTGCCTGAGACCCGGCTACTACCTTGTCCGCCACGAGACGATCGCGCTCCACGCCTCCTGGGCCTACCCGGGAGCCCAGTTCTACCCGGGCTGCCATCAGCTGCAGGTttccggctccggcaccAAGAACGGCTCGCCGTTGGTGGCATTCCCCGGCGCATACAAGGCGACCGACCCCGGCGTCACCTACGATGCTTTCAAGG CAACCCCTTACACCATCCCGGGTCCCGCTGTCTTCACCTGCTAG
- a CDS encoding L-galactose dehydrogenase, whose amino-acid sequence MATTTSLDPAARPPISSVLPPLFLGTATFNTQHVKDPLQMPYREIVSRALELGVNGFDTSPYYGPSEVLLGDALAAHAAATNAPRDSYVLVTKAGRIAGNEFDYSPAYVRHSVLRSLKRLNTTYLDLVYMHDVEFVSPAEVLAAVRTLRQLRDEGHIRYVGISGFPVHVLCGLAEMVLAETGEPLDAVLSYGHFTIQNPTLGLPEVVAGPDHNDDRSPLRRFRNAGVQVVLNASMLGMGLLTSTGIPPSCGPEGAAEQGKAGVIASWHPSPDELRAACRQLSTIATAAGERLETVALHWSMEEYARVGALAGLGVQLPGQSGLRVGGSVMGVTSTAELEQTVLAWRHVLQGLAGGGPGRAPSTARYEKLKALVEQEMWPALGVWKGYSWASPDDGFENERAAEDMGSVPEEDELMNLVTRIPSNL is encoded by the coding sequence ATGGCCACCACAACAAgcctcgacccggccgcccgGCCGCCCATCTCCTCCGTCCTCCCGCCTCTGTTCTTGGGGACGGCGACGTTCAACACCCAGCACGTCAAAGACCCCCTCCAGATGCCCTACCGCGAGATCGTCTCGAGggccctcgagctcggcgtcaaCGGCTTCGACACCTCGCCGTACTACGGCCCCTCcgaggtcctcctcggcgacgcgctggccgcccacgccgccgccacaaACGCCCCCAGAGACTCCTACGTCCTCGTGACCAAGGCCGGCCGCATCGCCGGCAACGAGTTCGACTACTCGCCCGCCTACGTCCGCCACTCCGTCCTCCGCTCCCTCAAGCGCCTCAACACCACctacctcgacctcgtctaCATGCACGACGTCGAGTTCGTCTCCCCCGCGGaagtcctcgccgccgtccgcacCCTGCGCCAGCTGCGCGACGAGGGCCACATCCGCTACGTCGGCATCAGCGGGTTCCCCGTCCACGTCCTCTgcggcctcgccgagatggtcctcgccgagacgggcgagccgctcgacgccgtcctgaGCTACGGCCACTTCACCATCCAGAACCCGACCCTCGGCCTGCCcgaggtcgtcgccgggcCCGACCACAACGACGACCGGAGCCCGCTGCGGAGGTTCCGCAACGCCGGCGTCCAGGTCGTCCTGAACGCCAGCATGCTCGGCATGGGCCTGCTCACGTCGACCGGCATCCCGCCGAGCTGTGGCcccgaaggcgccgccgagcagggCAAGGCCGGCGTCATCGCGTCGTGGCACCCGTCGCCTGACGAGCTGCGCGCCGCCTGCAGGCAGCTCTCGACGATCGCGACTGCGGCCGGCGAGCGCCTCGAGACCGTCGCCCTCCACTGGTCCATGGAGGAGTACGCCCGCGTCGGCGCGCTCGCCGGTCTCGGCGTCCAGCTGCCGGGTCAGAGCGGCCTGCGGGTCGGCGGCAGTGTCATGGGCGTGACCAGCACCGCCGAGCTGGAGCAGACGGTGCTGGCATGGCGCCATGTGCTCCAGGGGCTCGCCGGTGGCGGCCCCGGTCGGGCCCCCTCGACCGCGAGGtacgagaagctcaaggcgCTCGTGGAGCAAGAGATGTGGCCGGCGCTGGGCGTCTGGAAGGGCTACAGCTGGGCCAGCCCGGACGACGGCTTCGAGAACGAGAGGGCCGCGGAGGACATGGGCTCGGTGCCTGAGGAGGATGAGCTGATGAACTTGGTGACCAGGATCCCGAGCAACTTGTAA